Part of the Athalia rosae chromosome 2, iyAthRosa1.1, whole genome shotgun sequence genome, acgttAAATAATCAACAGAACTGGAAACGACAACCACGTATCGTTCGTACATTATTCACCCCAGTAAATGGACGTTGGGGGTCACTCTCTCTACGACGCACTAAaggtatataatttaattcagtTCTTTTAATTATAggttggtgaaaattcgtagCGTATGCCGATCCCAATATCGTTATTTATCTTCTcgttttaaataaaattaccacATAACCTCACAAAAAACCGTAACGGGTCaaagtaacgataataatcatgatataATGTCCGATTGAGAAATTTGTCCGAGTTCCTACGTTGCAGTCCGGAAGCGGCTTATCAACTTCTGTAGTCGTCTCTTCGAGACGCTGTTCTTGATATAATTCACCTGATGGTGCAGGTCCAGGGGGTGGATAATCAACAGCGTTCTCGGTAATCGGTATGACATAAAATGGAAGCGGTTGTTCGCCATGCGTAGGCACTACTCCTGGCATATATTTTGGAGGCAAAGTCGGAGTTGGTGGTATAAAAATCTCGGTAGTTTTCATTGGTGTGATAATAATCGGCTCCTCGGTGATCTCCGGTAAACGAACTTCCATTACCGGTTCCACGGTCGATGATAATGGAGTGACGGTACATCCGATACACTCTTCGACCGAAGAATACGTTGAAGCTGCAACGTTGGCGTCGATCGCTTCCGGTGACGCCGGGGGCTTCGGTATTTCCGTTGTAGGCTTGGGCACCACCACAAGCGGAATTACCGATTTAGGGGATGAACTTTGCACTGGAATCTTCGGCAAGGAATTCGTTGTTAAGACAGCGTCGATATCGAAGTCTTCCGACGTCATTAGTGGCGCAAATGTTTCGACTGCTGTTAGAATTTCTATAGGCTGAGGTTTGGTGACGTACAAAGAGGGATTCGAGATTATTGGGGGTATCCGTTCGGTGGTCGGGGATTCTTTTACGGGCGCTTTGGTGAAGCTAGGGCTTTTAGTTTGGTAAAGAAAGGCCTCTTCTTCGGCGGGTGGAATAGCCTCCCAGGTCTCGTCTTTCTGGACCATGATGCCCTTTTCGGCTAAAAATTTTGAGGCGGTTCTGGGACACTTAAAAGTCGATATTTCAACTAGAAACATTCGCTTGAGATTCTGCAAGCCGGACATCGCCTTGGTATCCAGGCACTCTATGAGATTTCCGGATAGTCTGAACTCGACGAGCCTCGGAAGATGGGCATAGGTTTCCTCTTCGATGTCCTTAATTTTGTTGTGACTGAGGTCCAAATAAGTCAAGTCGGAAAGCCCTCGGAACCACTCAGCCTTCACGGTTGTTAGCAGGTTGTTATCCAAAGTTAATTGTTGAATGTACATGACACCTTTAAACGCATCAGGGTCTATTTCCTGTATTCCGCAATGCGAACAACCAAACGCTAACAAATTGCTACCAAACCTTTGAAGTACGTCTGCTGGGAGCCTAGGGATCATCATGTTTGtgataagaattttttcagccCTCGACGAAATTGTCTCCAGGTCAGAAATTTGTCCTCCTTCGCACGAGTATTCGGTCACCTCAGGGCTAGGGAGTAACTTACACGCTGCACTGGTTTCGGAAAACCTCGCGGACAGCGTGAATAGCGCAAGCAACGCGAACGCGAACAATTGTTCCATTTtgcgtacggaaaaaatttgctcGGGTTTCGAAACAGGACGCGGAACTGATCTGATTGTTTCAATGGTCAACAGTTTTTTAATTCCACTATCCGCGTTGATGAACTTTCGACATATTGCTAGAATGCTGATACTTCGttggaaatttaatttctGTTAATTGTTATCACTGTGAGTGTATCGCGGAAAGGAGAGGCCAATATTTAAGGGATTGAAAAAGT contains:
- the LOC105685037 gene encoding uncharacterized protein LOC105685037; translated protein: MEQLFAFALLALFTLSARFSETSAACKLLPSPEVTEYSCEGGQISDLETISSRAEKILITNMMIPRLPADVLQRFGSNLLAFGCSHCGIQEIDPDAFKGVMYIQQLTLDNNLLTTVKAEWFRGLSDLTYLDLSHNKIKDIEEETYAHLPRLVEFRLSGNLIECLDTKAMSGLQNLKRMFLVEISTFKCPRTASKFLAEKGIMVQKDETWEAIPPAEEEAFLYQTKSPSFTKAPVKESPTTERIPPIISNPSLYVTKPQPIEILTAVETFAPLMTSEDFDIDAVLTTNSLPKIPVQSSSPKSVIPLVVVPKPTTEIPKPPASPEAIDANVAASTYSSVEECIGCTVTPLSSTVEPVMEVRLPEITEEPIIITPMKTTEIFIPPTPTLPPKYMPGVVPTHGEQPLPFYVIPITENAVDYPPPGPAPSGELYQEQRLEETTTEVDKPLPDCNVGTRTNFSIGHYIMIIIVTLTRYGFL